One part of the Olleya sp. YS genome encodes these proteins:
- a CDS encoding enoyl-CoA hydratase/isomerase family protein: MSDPYVKLNIENEVGYIEFFHPAHNSLPGDILAELAQTITDAGTNDAIKVIVLKSGGDRTFCAGASFNELININDEATGKVFFSGFANVINAMRKCPKFIIGRIQGKTVGGGVGLAASTDYCMATKFAAIKLSELNIGIGPFVVGPAIERKMGLSAMSQIAIDANTFYPPEWAKQKGLFTHVYESTEELDEAVKATAEHLCTYNTEAMLEMKKIFWKGTDDWDDLLAERAATSGRLVLSEFTKEKLKGFK; the protein is encoded by the coding sequence ATGAGTGACCCATACGTTAAATTAAATATTGAAAACGAAGTAGGATACATAGAGTTTTTCCATCCTGCTCACAACTCATTACCAGGCGATATATTAGCAGAATTAGCCCAAACCATAACAGATGCTGGAACAAATGACGCTATAAAAGTAATTGTATTAAAAAGTGGAGGAGACCGAACGTTTTGTGCAGGAGCTAGTTTTAATGAACTTATCAATATTAATGATGAAGCAACTGGGAAGGTATTCTTTTCTGGATTTGCCAATGTCATCAACGCAATGCGTAAATGTCCAAAATTTATCATCGGACGCATACAAGGAAAAACTGTTGGAGGAGGTGTTGGTTTAGCAGCTTCAACAGATTATTGTATGGCTACTAAATTTGCAGCTATTAAATTAAGCGAATTAAATATAGGCATTGGACCATTTGTAGTTGGACCAGCAATTGAACGTAAAATGGGATTAAGCGCAATGTCACAAATTGCAATAGATGCAAATACATTTTATCCTCCAGAATGGGCTAAGCAAAAAGGCCTATTCACGCATGTTTATGAAAGTACAGAAGAATTGGATGAGGCTGTAAAAGCTACCGCAGAGCATTTATGTACCTACAATACAGAAGCGATGTTAGAAATGAAAAAGATATTTTGGAAAGGTACTGATGATTGGGATGACTTATTAGCAGAACGTGCTGCTACTAGCGGAAGATTAGTGCTTTCAGAATTTACAAAAGAGAAATTAAAAGGGTTTAAATAG
- a CDS encoding transferase hexapeptide repeat family protein has product MIYSFKGFTPVVHESSFVHPLAAVTGNVIIGKNCYIGPGAAIRGDWGQIILEDGVNVQENCTVHMFPGKSITLKESAHIGHGAIIHGANLGRNCLIGMNSVIMDDAEIGDESIVGAMTFVKAETIIPKRSLVVGNPAKVVKQVSDEMMAWKTKGTKLYQQLPTDCQETLKEVEPLREVPTDLPKQEEAYKNLRDTFKK; this is encoded by the coding sequence ATGATCTACAGTTTTAAAGGTTTTACACCAGTCGTTCACGAATCTAGTTTTGTACATCCTTTGGCTGCTGTAACAGGAAACGTAATTATCGGTAAAAACTGTTACATTGGTCCAGGTGCTGCTATTCGTGGAGATTGGGGACAAATTATTTTAGAAGATGGTGTCAATGTTCAGGAGAATTGTACAGTTCACATGTTTCCTGGTAAATCAATTACACTCAAAGAAAGTGCGCATATTGGTCATGGAGCCATTATTCATGGAGCAAATTTAGGACGTAATTGTTTAATTGGAATGAATTCCGTAATCATGGATGATGCCGAAATTGGTGATGAGAGCATTGTTGGAGCAATGACGTTTGTAAAAGCGGAAACTATAATCCCTAAACGTAGTTTAGTTGTTGGAAATCCAGCAAAAGTTGTTAAGCAAGTTAGTGACGAGATGATGGCTTGGAAAACAAAAGGCACAAAACTCTACCAACAATTACCAACCGATTGTCAAGAAACACTTAAAGAAGTTGAACCTTTAAGAGAAGTGCCAACAGATTTACCAAAACAAGAAGAGGCTTATAAAAATTTGAGAGATACGTTTAAGAAGTAG
- a CDS encoding Lrp/AsnC family transcriptional regulator produces the protein MLHNLDKIDTKILSLLQQNSNRTTKSIAEELGMTTTPVFERIKKLEKQGYIKKYVAILNNKKIGLKQTVFIGITLQGHTRSYLEKFVKQINNFPEVIECHRVSGNFDYLLKLVVEDIEAYETFIISKLTLLPYLGNVQSLITLSTGKETNEIDLSRV, from the coding sequence ATGTTACATAATCTTGATAAAATAGACACTAAAATCCTATCATTACTTCAGCAAAATAGTAATAGAACCACTAAAAGTATTGCTGAAGAATTAGGCATGACCACTACTCCTGTTTTTGAACGTATTAAAAAACTGGAAAAACAAGGCTATATTAAAAAGTATGTTGCTATTCTAAACAATAAGAAAATTGGTTTAAAACAGACCGTTTTTATTGGCATTACCTTACAAGGTCACACAAGAAGTTATCTGGAAAAATTTGTAAAACAAATTAACAATTTCCCAGAAGTGATAGAGTGTCATCGTGTAAGCGGTAATTTTGATTACCTATTAAAATTAGTAGTTGAAGACATTGAAGCTTATGAAACCTTTATTATTTCGAAATTAACCCTATTACCGTATTTAGGAAATGTCCAAAGTTTGATTACTCTATCTACTGGAAAGGAAACTAATGAGATTGATTTGAGTCGGGTTTAA